The sequence TGTCTTTATGGCGGGGCTCTTCGGGGGTTTTGTACCCTCTTAATTCACACTCCGTGGCATGGTCTTGCTTGATCATGTTAAAAATATACGCCAAAAGAGGCTGGTGCGGTTTTAATCCCTTGCTCAGTGCTGTTGCGGCCTTTTGACGCACGTCGCGGCTAGGGTCGTGGAGCAAGCTGAGCACTTTTTCTTCAGAGAGTTTTTTCCCATCAAAAACAAATTGCAACCGACTAAAATGCTCATCAAACAAGCGTGAAAATGCTGACGCTGACGTGTTAGATTTTTTGAGTAAAATACGCTCTTCTTTTTGACTTAGCTGGTGTGGCTTAGCTTCTTGCAAGGATTCCAAATAATACTGATACGGTTTTGCATGTTCAATAAATTGGTTTTGGGTCGCCTTTGGGAGGCGGTTAAACTCTAGCTCAAAAAAGAGGATTTTTTCGTGCACCAAAGTGGTGGCTTGTTGGTATTTGGCTAAAAATCCGCCCTCATTGGCGTCTTTGGCAAAACGTAAAAACGCATAGGTCATCACACGACCAAGCAATTCCAAAATACCCTCATACGCTTGAAGAGATTCTAAAAAATCTGAAGCACGAATGTTTTTAAGGTTTCCTTTTAGCATGGACTCAAAACTCTGCGCGCGTTGGGAGGCTTCTTTTAGCGCGTCGTCCAATTGCGCTTCATTGGTAAATAGGGCGTCTAGGCACCACTGGGTATGACTCATCACTTTCCTTTATGTAAACGCTATTGCCTGCATGGGGTACTCTTGCCATTCAAGCAAAGCGTTCATTATAGCAAATTTCTGGGCATTTTTTAAATCTTGTGGCTTTAAGGCGGTCTCGCAAATTCTTCCCTCCTGAAGCCACCGCGCACGGGCTGTTCCCTTTAAAAGAGGGGTCTTTGGTGTGCACCATTTATCCCCAATCAACAAAGCGATGTTGGCGATGCTTGTGTCGGTTAAATACCCCTTACATGTAAAGAGAACCTCATCAGTGCCCGCAGCTTCTTTGGCTGCATCTATCCATCCCCTTTGAACATATTTATACCCATATGCATGGGATGTCTCGACGAGTTTAAAAGTACGAAATTCCCGAGGAACCAAAGGGGAGTATTCCACGCAAAGCACTTCTTTTGCATAGGTAATTTTACACCGGCAGGCAGGCAGGGGTGGGGTGATTAACGAAGCCAAATCCAACCGCGTCTCCACTCCAAAAAGCACTCTAGAGGTGGCCCAAAAACGGGCATTGTGAAAGCCTACATGTAAAGGCTTGTGCTCGCGAATTAGCAGGGTTTCAAAGCAAGGGGACATAGATTTTATCGACCATCTCTTGGTGCTCTTTGTGCGCGTCACTGAGCAAGGTGATACCCCCGCCACTTTTATACACAAACCCTTTTTCTTCTTTTTCAACAAACCGAATCATCACCGCCGAATCCACCGTTTCTCCATCATAAATCCCAAAAATACCCGTAAAATACCCCCGCGCATACCCCTCTACTTCTTGAATGATTTCTACCGTTTTTTTCTTGGGCGTTCCTGTAATGGAGCCCGCTGGAAGCAAGGTGCAAAATAACGACCCAAGGGTTTCGTGCCAATGCTCAGGCAATGCGCCGCAAATGTGCGAACTCGCCTGCAAAAGTCGCTTGCCTCCCGCTTGTATCTCTTCAAGGTAGCGAAACCGTTTTACATGTACGCGGGATGCCACCCTTGAGAGGTCATTGCGCAGCAAATCCACTACCATGACATGCTCGGCTTTTTCTTTTTCATCTTCTAGCAATTGCCTCCTTGCCTCTGGCACGCTCGCGTCTATCGTCCCTTTCATGGGGAATGTGTGGATTGTGTTGTCTGCTATTTTCACAAAACGCTCAGGGGAAAAGCAGACGAACTGGTCTTTTAATAAACACCGAAAGGGAGCATGGGAAGCATAAAAAAGGTGTTCAAGTTCCAACGGTGTTTCAAGAACACTCTTACATGTAAGGTTCAGTAAATACGTATTTCCACTGCGAATCTCTTCTTGAACGCGCGCGTGCATCAACGCGTATGCTTCAAAAGAAGGGGGTTTTTTTACAAGCGCAGCTGGCAGATTGAGCACAGTTGGAGCAGGAGGGAAAAATCCGCGCCCCTCAAGCGTGTACCACACCGCACCGCTTGGCGTGTTAAGAGGCTCGATATGCCACAGGCTTTGGTCGAAACTGACCATGAAAAAACAAGGGGTTTTTAGGGCGCCGTAAGCATTAAGGGCGTGTTCAAAAGAGGAATGTTGCGCGTTACATGTAAGCACTTAAATCCCCTTTGTGTGTTTGGCAGATTTTAACATAAGCGCGCTTACATTTTATTAACACATCTTTGCTATAATCCCACTCATCCTAGCCTAAAGCGACTGCGCATGTTTGAAAAATTTGTCCGTTTTTTTATCGAAAATTCACGTCTTAATTACACCTTATTTGCCCTCATTTGTGTGGTGGGTGTGTGGTCTTACAACAAAACACCCAAGGAGATTTTTCCCTCTTTTGAGTTAGATGTTGTGCGCATTAGCGGCGCGTATTCGGGCACCAGTATTGACATTTTAGACAACGTTGTCGTGCGCGAGATAGAAGACGAGGTTAAAAGCATCGAAGGGGTCAAAGAGATGACCACTGTCGTATCACCGGGTCGCTTTTCTATCGTTTTAGAACTTCAAAAAGGTACAAACAAGTACGAAACATCCGACAAAGTCAAAGATGCCATCGATTCAGTAAAGAACAATTTTCCTAGCGACATGAATGACCCGCGCGTCAGCATCGCGGCAACCAATCAGCGGGTCGCAAGGGTCTCGCTCTCTTCTGAGACACTTTCACGGGGCGACATCGTCGAAGCAGCCAAAGAGATTAAATCAAAACTCCTTACCATTCCTGATATTTCAGAAATCAGTATTTACGGTGATTCTGATTTGTACTTTAACATACGCCTCAATGAGGCTAAAATTCACAGCTATGGGCTCACTAAAGAAGGGGTGATTAGTGCACTGTCTAATATTTCGTACATTTTCCCCATTGGCAAAATCGAAGACCCTTCGCGCCACGCTTTTCTCTCCACCTACAATGGCCAAAAAACAGCCCAACTGATGCAAAATACCCTTATTGCTGTTGAAGGGAAGCGTCTTTTTCTCTCCGATATTGCTTACGTAGAACGGCGCCACGAAGACGCATCTACCCTCGCCTCTTTTAATGGCAACACTTCCATTACACTCTCTCTTGACCAACTAGACACGGGCGATGCCTTACAAATTGTCGGTGAACTCAAAAAACGTCTTGTTAGCCTACAGCGTGATTATAAAGACCTCATCTTTACCTTGCACGATGACCGAAGCGACCGTGTTCGCGACCGCCTTAATATCGTTATTTCCAACATCCTTCTTGCTATTTTTCTAGTAGGAAGCATGATTGCCGTGCTTATCAATCGCCGCGTTGCGCTCATTGTTACCATTGGTATTCCTACTTCTTTTGTTATGGCAGCTGTTTATTTTTATCTTTTTGGCTACACCATCAACATGATTTCCCTTACGGGTGTACTCATCGCACTGGGGATTGTGGTGGATGATGCCATTGTTGTGGCCGAGGCCATTCAGCAACGTATCGAGGCCGGTGTGCCGCCTCGCATTGCGGCAGTCGAAGGGGTTAAAGAGGTGGCAACTCCCATCTTTTTTGCTTCTCTTACCACGCTATTTGCCTTTATTCCTGCCTTGATGATTTCAGGAACACTTGGGATGATTATCCAACTCATTCCCATTGCCCTTTCTTCACTCTTGGTGGCTTCATTGATTGAATCTTACCTCTTTTTACCCATTCATGCTGCAGATGTTCTCTCGCCTAAGGCTAAGGTGCTCTCTTGGGAAAAGGCCAATCGTCTCTACCAAAGCCTAATCCATTTTGTCATGCGATGGCGCAAAAGCTTTATCGGGCTCTTTTTTGTGGTGGTTCCTGTGCTGATTTACCTTCAAATTACCGATGCAAAGTTTCAAATGTTTCCCCGCTTTGATGCTAGCACCACCTCTATCAACATCAAAGCTAACGTCAACACAAAAATCGAAGACTCTTTTGCCATTGTGCAACAGATTGAGCGTGATCTTATGAAAAAGAAAGCGGACTTTCACATTTCAAGTATTGCAAGTGTAGCGGGTTCGCGGCTGGATTCTGACCGAAACCGCGAGAACTATCCTTATGTGATGAGCATGACCATTGAGCTTGACAAGCTCAAGCCCATGAATGTTATCGACAAATACATTACCCCTTATTTGAGTTTTTATTATGACCCAGAGGGCCGAACAAGGGAACTTTCCTCGGGCCAAATCTCAAAACAAATTCGTCAATTTATCGAAAATCAAAATTACAAAGAGCGCTTTAACCTTGAAGAAATTGCCGTAGCAGAAAGCCGCGTAGGGCCCATTCGCTCGGACGTTAAAATCGGTATTATTTCCAATAACAACGCATTGGTGCTCGAGGCCATTGATACCCTCAAAAAAGCAATTTTAGAAGTGGGTGGCGTGACAGATTTGGCCGATTCCATTAGTCTTGGTGCAGATGAAATCAAACTCAAAGTTACCCCCTACGGAGAACAATTGGGCGTAACTGAGGGGCTTATCGGTAAAACCCTCTCAAACCTCTATCTTTCGCGCAAGGTGGCTACCGCCCTTGATGATGACCATTTGTTAGAAATCAAAATCGAAAGTGCCACCAAAGATGATTTTTCACTCTTAGAAAAAAGTAACATCACGTTGCCTGATGGCAGAACTGTACGGCTAAAAGATGTCGTAGAATTTCACGTTAATAAATCTTTTGAAAAGGTCATTAAAGATTTCGGTGAACGCACCTTTTTTGTCTATGTGACTCTTGATCGTAGCCAGATTTTAGCCACACAGATGCTTGAACGCATTAAGCCCGTTACGGACAAACTCGCCCAAACAGAAGGAATGACTCTTCGGTTTTTTGGCGAAAAACAGCGCAATGACGAGTTGCGTCAAGACATGACCGCAGCCACCTTGCTCGCTCTTACGCTCATCATGCTCTCCATGCTTTTTATGTTTAACTCTTTTAAAGACACCTTTATCGTCATGTCAGTTATCCCTTTTTCACTGCTTGGCGTTCTAGGCGGGCACACCATTATGGGTATGACCCTTTCCATGACTTCTCTCATTGGCGCCCTTGGTCTTGCGGGCGTTGTCATTAATAATGGTATCATTATGATGACCTATATTCGTCAGAGCAAGAACATGGAGGAGTTATTTGACCAAGCCACCAAACGCTTGCGTCCTATTTTGCTTACATCCATTACCACACTCATTGGCCTAGCAAGCCTTATCTTTTTTCCCACAGGACAGGCGGTTATCTTTCAACCTCTTGCTGTGGCGCTTGGGTTTGGGCTTGCATGGGGAACGGTATTAAACTTGCTGTATGTCCCTGCCTTGTATGCATTATTGCATCGCCGCCGCTTTGCAAGTTATACAGGAGAAGAGACACATCAAACAAAGGAGAATTCATGAAACTTGTATTAACCACTTTGGCGTTGGGCTCTATATTGGTTTTTTCAGGATGTACACCTGCTACCCACAGTGCTCAAAGCGTAGGACAAATCGAACAAGTCCACTACGGACGTGTTGTTAGTGTGCGTGGCGTTACTGTAAGCGATTCGGGTGCTGGCACCCTAGGAGGTGCTGTTCTTGGCGGGCTTGCAGGAAGTGCTATTGGGAGCGGGCGGGGCAACACCCTTGCTATCGTTGGTGGCGCACTAGCAGGAGGTGCTGTGGGCAATCAAATGAACCAATCTGCAGGCCAAGAACTGACCATTTTACTTGAAAGTGGCGAAGAAATCGTTACTGTCGTAAACAATAAAAATACTGCCTTTTCCTTCCGCACAGGCGATGAAGTGGCTTTGCGCATTCGCAACGGCCAAATCACTGCTATTAACGTACGCTAAAGGGTTTCAAAATCCACTTCCACCTCATCAATAAGATGGGGTGGAAGGTGGGTTTTTGCATACTCAAGATACAGCCCTGATGTGTAAAAAAACTTCACCAGCTCTTTATCTAATTCATTATCTTTGGCCATAAAATAAAGAATTCTCATGGCTGAGGAAAGAGAATTGGCTTTTTTGTAAGGCCTATCCGCAGCTGTTAATGCCTCAAAAATATCCGCTATCGCCAGCATGCGTGCCTCAAAGCTTATTTCATCGCCCTTGAGTCCCTGAGGATAACCTTTTCCACTAATTTTTTCATGATGATTGGCTGA comes from Sulfurospirillum tamanense and encodes:
- a CDS encoding aminotransferase class IV, which gives rise to MSPCFETLLIREHKPLHVGFHNARFWATSRVLFGVETRLDLASLITPPLPACRCKITYAKEVLCVEYSPLVPREFRTFKLVETSHAYGYKYVQRGWIDAAKEAAGTDEVLFTCKGYLTDTSIANIALLIGDKWCTPKTPLLKGTARARWLQEGRICETALKPQDLKNAQKFAIMNALLEWQEYPMQAIAFT
- a CDS encoding aminodeoxychorismate synthase component I, with translation MLTCNAQHSSFEHALNAYGALKTPCFFMVSFDQSLWHIEPLNTPSGAVWYTLEGRGFFPPAPTVLNLPAALVKKPPSFEAYALMHARVQEEIRSGNTYLLNLTCKSVLETPLELEHLFYASHAPFRCLLKDQFVCFSPERFVKIADNTIHTFPMKGTIDASVPEARRQLLEDEKEKAEHVMVVDLLRNDLSRVASRVHVKRFRYLEEIQAGGKRLLQASSHICGALPEHWHETLGSLFCTLLPAGSITGTPKKKTVEIIQEVEGYARGYFTGIFGIYDGETVDSAVMIRFVEKEEKGFVYKSGGGITLLSDAHKEHQEMVDKIYVPLL
- a CDS encoding efflux RND transporter permease subunit, translated to MFEKFVRFFIENSRLNYTLFALICVVGVWSYNKTPKEIFPSFELDVVRISGAYSGTSIDILDNVVVREIEDEVKSIEGVKEMTTVVSPGRFSIVLELQKGTNKYETSDKVKDAIDSVKNNFPSDMNDPRVSIAATNQRVARVSLSSETLSRGDIVEAAKEIKSKLLTIPDISEISIYGDSDLYFNIRLNEAKIHSYGLTKEGVISALSNISYIFPIGKIEDPSRHAFLSTYNGQKTAQLMQNTLIAVEGKRLFLSDIAYVERRHEDASTLASFNGNTSITLSLDQLDTGDALQIVGELKKRLVSLQRDYKDLIFTLHDDRSDRVRDRLNIVISNILLAIFLVGSMIAVLINRRVALIVTIGIPTSFVMAAVYFYLFGYTINMISLTGVLIALGIVVDDAIVVAEAIQQRIEAGVPPRIAAVEGVKEVATPIFFASLTTLFAFIPALMISGTLGMIIQLIPIALSSLLVASLIESYLFLPIHAADVLSPKAKVLSWEKANRLYQSLIHFVMRWRKSFIGLFFVVVPVLIYLQITDAKFQMFPRFDASTTSINIKANVNTKIEDSFAIVQQIERDLMKKKADFHISSIASVAGSRLDSDRNRENYPYVMSMTIELDKLKPMNVIDKYITPYLSFYYDPEGRTRELSSGQISKQIRQFIENQNYKERFNLEEIAVAESRVGPIRSDVKIGIISNNNALVLEAIDTLKKAILEVGGVTDLADSISLGADEIKLKVTPYGEQLGVTEGLIGKTLSNLYLSRKVATALDDDHLLEIKIESATKDDFSLLEKSNITLPDGRTVRLKDVVEFHVNKSFEKVIKDFGERTFFVYVTLDRSQILATQMLERIKPVTDKLAQTEGMTLRFFGEKQRNDELRQDMTAATLLALTLIMLSMLFMFNSFKDTFIVMSVIPFSLLGVLGGHTIMGMTLSMTSLIGALGLAGVVINNGIIMMTYIRQSKNMEELFDQATKRLRPILLTSITTLIGLASLIFFPTGQAVIFQPLAVALGFGLAWGTVLNLLYVPALYALLHRRRFASYTGEETHQTKENS
- a CDS encoding glycine zipper 2TM domain-containing protein; the encoded protein is MKLVLTTLALGSILVFSGCTPATHSAQSVGQIEQVHYGRVVSVRGVTVSDSGAGTLGGAVLGGLAGSAIGSGRGNTLAIVGGALAGGAVGNQMNQSAGQELTILLESGEEIVTVVNNKNTAFSFRTGDEVALRIRNGQITAINVR